One genomic window of Polyangium aurulentum includes the following:
- a CDS encoding thiazole synthase, with protein MTGDPLTIGRHTFHSRLFVGTGKYKDVDETRRALEASGAEVVTVALRRVNLKDRGEGSMMSLLTSGRFTILPNTAGCYTAEDALRTARLARELGLSDLVKLEVIGDEKTLFPDNEATLEAARTLVSEGFTVLPYCIDDPIVCKKLEDVGCAAVMPLAAPIGSGLGIRNPYNIMIIREHAKVPVIVDAGVGTASDAAVAMELGCDGVLMNTAIAGARDPILMAEAMRDAVRAGRAAFRAGRIPRKLYATASSPLTGLISG; from the coding sequence ATGACGGGCGATCCGCTCACGATCGGCAGGCACACCTTCCACTCGCGCCTCTTCGTCGGCACCGGAAAGTACAAGGACGTCGACGAGACGCGCCGCGCGCTCGAGGCTTCAGGCGCCGAGGTCGTCACCGTGGCCTTGCGCCGCGTCAACCTCAAGGACCGCGGCGAGGGCTCGATGATGTCGCTGCTCACCTCGGGCCGCTTCACCATCCTGCCCAACACGGCGGGCTGCTACACGGCCGAGGACGCGCTCAGGACGGCGCGGCTCGCGCGCGAGCTGGGGCTCTCGGACCTGGTCAAGCTCGAGGTCATCGGCGACGAAAAGACGCTCTTCCCCGACAACGAGGCCACGCTCGAGGCGGCGCGCACGCTCGTGAGCGAAGGCTTCACCGTGCTGCCCTACTGCATCGACGATCCGATCGTGTGCAAGAAGCTCGAGGACGTCGGCTGTGCGGCCGTGATGCCGCTGGCGGCGCCCATCGGGTCGGGGCTGGGGATCCGCAACCCCTACAACATCATGATCATCCGCGAGCACGCCAAGGTGCCGGTGATCGTCGATGCGGGCGTGGGAACGGCGAGCGACGCGGCCGTCGCGATGGAGCTCGGCTGCGACGGCGTGCTCATGAACACGGCCATTGCGGGCGCGCGCGATCCCATCTTGATGGCCGAGGCGATGCGTGACGCCGTGCGCGCGGGCCGCGCTGCTTTCCGGGCGGGGCGCATCCCGCGCAAGCTCTACGCGACCGCTTCCTCGCCGCTCACTGGCCTCATCAGCGGCTAG
- a CDS encoding matrixin family metalloprotease — translation MKSGNPAALIAGAALGLLTALHAPTAAAYCRTAACKDGTGARCTPSLGTDCGKEIFWPKQCVSFSMQRDASEQVSLDLATSVFVEAFKKWTEADCGGGTHPHIEIVDLGPVECHAHEYNQKAANANIILFHDDVWPHPGAGSTLALTTVTYSVDSGEIYDADMELNAANTPFSTGDSKVTYDLHSIATHETGHFLGLSHSQDPTATMYRDYIPGTIDLRTLEPDDIEGICSIYPPGDPIPDSCDPSPRRGFASICSPPPIDPEAGGCCSTAPGAPRGMGSAAVTTLLLGLGIAARRRGDRSRRR, via the coding sequence ATGAAAAGCGGTAATCCCGCCGCGCTGATCGCCGGCGCGGCCCTAGGCCTCCTCACCGCCCTCCACGCGCCCACGGCCGCGGCCTACTGCCGCACGGCGGCTTGCAAGGACGGCACGGGCGCGCGCTGCACGCCCTCGCTCGGCACCGACTGCGGCAAGGAGATCTTCTGGCCGAAGCAGTGCGTGAGCTTCTCCATGCAGCGCGACGCCTCGGAGCAGGTGTCGCTCGACCTCGCCACGAGCGTCTTCGTCGAGGCCTTCAAGAAATGGACCGAGGCCGACTGCGGCGGCGGCACGCACCCGCACATCGAGATCGTCGACCTCGGCCCCGTCGAGTGCCACGCGCACGAGTACAACCAGAAGGCCGCCAACGCGAACATCATCCTGTTCCACGACGACGTGTGGCCACACCCGGGCGCAGGCTCGACGCTCGCGCTCACCACGGTCACCTACAGCGTCGACAGCGGCGAGATCTACGACGCCGACATGGAGCTGAACGCGGCCAACACGCCGTTCTCCACGGGCGACAGCAAGGTCACCTACGACCTGCACTCCATCGCGACCCACGAGACGGGCCACTTCCTCGGCCTGTCGCACTCGCAGGATCCGACGGCGACCATGTACCGCGACTACATCCCCGGCACGATCGATCTGCGCACGCTCGAGCCCGACGACATCGAGGGCATCTGCTCGATCTACCCGCCCGGCGATCCCATCCCCGATAGCTGCGACCCCTCGCCGCGGCGCGGGTTCGCGTCGATCTGCTCGCCTCCACCCATCGATCCGGAAGCGGGCGGCTGCTGCTCGACGGCCCCCGGCGCGCCCCGCGGGATGGGCAGCGCGGCCGTCACGACACTCCTGCTCGGGCTCGGGATCGCGGCGCGGCGCCGCGGCGATCGATCGCGGCGCCGATGA